The following DNA comes from Halobacteriovorax sp. HLS.
AAGTAGGTCTTCCTGATTTTGATGAAGATGATATTAAAAAATTCTACGATACTCTAGGTGAGATGAACGTCTCTCCTGATGACAATATCTACCCTCTCGGTTCATGTACTATGAAGTACAACCCATACATAAATGATTACGCAGCATCGTTAAAAGGATTTACAGACACACACCCTCAGGCCCCTGATGAAGACTGCCAGGCAAATCTTGAAATTCTCTATCAAACACAGGAAATGTTTAAGGAGATTACAGGACTTCCAGGCGTAGTGACTCAGCCAGTTGCAGGCGCACAAGGTGAACTTGTTGGACTTAAAATGTTTCAGGCCTATCACAGAGATAATGGAAATGGAGATACGAAGAATATCATTCTTATCCCAAGAAGTGCTCACGGAACGAATCCAGCAACTGCAACTATGGCAGGTTTTGAGACTCTAAAAAAAGAAGGAATTCAATACGGAATCGTAACAATTGAGGCCAAAGAAAGTGGTGAGATGGATTTTGATCAACTAAAAGAGATGGTTGAAAAATACAATACACGTATCGCTGGAATCATGGTCACTAATCCAAATACAGCGGGAATATTTGAAACAAGATTCAAAGAAATGTCAGATCTTATTCATTCCGTAGACGGACTAGTCTATATGGATGGTGCAAATATGAATGCAATTGCGGGTTGGGTTGATCTTAATAAAATGGGAGTCGATGCCGTCCACAACAATCTACACAAAACATGGACTATTCCTCACGGAGGTGGTGGTCCAGGAGATGCAATCGTAGGAGTAAGTGAAAAACTTTTAGACTATATTCCTGGCGGACAAGTAAAATTAGTAGATGGAAAGTATCATAACTATAGAACTGAAAAAACAATCGGTAGCTTTCATAGACATCATGGAAACTTTGCACATAAAATCCGTTGCTACACATATATTAGAGCACTAGGTGGTGAAGGTGTAAGAAAAATGTCCGCTGTTGCAGTTCTTAGCTCGAAGTACCTCTACAGTAAACTAAATAAGCTATTCCCATCTCTTCCACAGGCCAGTACAAGTGCACCTAGAATGCACGAATTTATTCTTACTTTCTCAAACGATGAATTTGCAAAGATAGCATCAGCTGGAACTCCAAAGGCCCAGGCCGTTGCAAAAATTGGAAAGTTATTTTTGGATTTTGGTCTACATGCTCCAACAGTTGCTTTCCCTGAAGTCTATGGACTTATGATAGAGCCTACAGAATCATTTACAAAGAAAGAGCTAGATGACTTTGTAGAAGTTCTAAGAGAAATCAATCATATTGTTAATGAACATCCTTCAGTACTAACGACAACACCTCACTTTACACCTGTGAGAAAAGTGGATGAAGTCGATGCAAATAAGAATCTTACTTTAAACGAGGTCATTACAGCATTTCCTACTCTACCTAAGAATATTGTAGAGCCAGGTGTTTTAACTGCTATGAAACCAAGTGAAGTAACAAAGAAAATATTAGCAGCTCACGAATCTTTATAAGTTCTTAAGGTATGTCACATAATCGTGGCATACCTTAATTTTTCTTCAATTATACTCAGTTACACATATTTCTTATCATTTTAACCGATAATTATAAAAAGGATTAAAATGATAAAACTTCTTAGTAAATTAATTAAGCTCGAAGACTTTGAACTTACAAAGCATAGTCTTCTATTAAAAAATGATACAAGTGGTACATCAATTCATGAATTAGAAAAAATAAATATAGACTCAATTGACGAGGAATTTATTAATATTACGCTCCCTCTACGCTCACTTGGAGAAAACCATAACGTCACACTATATATATATGAAAATCCTATTTCAAAAGAAGATCTCTCAAAAATCAGTAGTAAGAACTACAAGAGCGCAATTGAATTCATAGGAAAAGTATCAGCACTAGAAGCAGATGATGAATATCAATATGCTAGTATAGAGCTAACTCAGTACGATAAATTTCTTTGGAAGAAAGTCTGTGAAAAATATGACAAGGCCCAAGAAAGAGTTATGCAATTGATCTATCAAGAGGAACAAGATGAGTTTTGATAAATCAAATAAGAAGAATAAACATATAGTAGACTGGTTTAGTTCTAAAACAGCACTAATTCTAGAGCCTGTCGCCATGAACAGAACAACCATTAAGAAAACTCTTATAAACTTTGGTGTAAATAAGGATAAATTCTTTATTCCAGAAACATATATTGAGGCCAAAGAATTAATCGATCTTCAAAAACCTGAAATTATATTTATTAGAGATATTATCGACAATGATAAAGGAATAGATCTACTAGACTTTCATGTCAAAACAATTCCCAACAGATTAAACTGTGGATTTTTCTTGATCAGTAATGATAACTCTCCATCAATCTCATGCATCGTTCTCGATACTGAAGCAGATGGTGTCCTAACACTACCTTTTACAGGAACAGCAATTAATAAACTCATTGGTGGAAGTCTTGCGAAGAAATATAGCCCAAACCCTTATATAAGAATGGTTGAAGAGGCCAAGGCCAAGGCAGTAGAAGGTGATATAAATAGTGCTATAGAACAACTAAAAGTTGCTAGCGATATGAATAAAACTCCTGTTTTATCAAACTACTATATTGCTAAACTCTATATAGAAAGCTCAAACGAGGCAGAAGGAGAGAAGATTCTATCCGAGAATTTAGAGCTTAATTATAAGCATTATAAAACTCTAAAAGAGCTTGCAAAATTATATAAGAAACAGAGTCGATTTAAAGATCAATATGATATCTCATCCCTTCTACTAGAGAACTATACTCTAAATCCTGAACAGATACCTGATCTAACCAAGCTCAGTATTCAAAATGAGAAGTATGAGGATATATGGAATTACTCGAAAGTATTTTCAAAAGTAAAAACTCAATCTTCCAAAATCAGGCAATTTATTTCGGCAGGACTAGCTATTTGTGGTCGCTTTATGGTTAAAACTAATAGGATTGATGAAGGAAAGAAGGCCATTGTAAAATCAGCAAAACTCTCAAATGGAAAAATTGAAATTTTAAAGAATCTTGTCCATAGTCTTCATCAGATTGGAGACAAAGAAAGTGCTCAAAAGATCATCTCTGACTATACCAACGATAATACAGACGAGACACAACTAGAGGTCTTAAAATTTGAAATCTTTGCTAAAGAGTCCCTAACCCCACAGACCTTGGAAAAAGGAAGAGCACTTTTAAAAAGCGGAGTAAATACAATTGAGATTTACAATATTATGATTGAGAAACTTGTAAAGGGTAATGTTAAGAAGGACACTATTATCGAGTTAATTGATGAGGCCAAGAAAGCCTACCCCGAGGCAAACTTTCCTGAACTTGATTAGAACTGATCAATTCTGTAAGGAATTTCAACTCTAACTGGTTTAGGCCTAGGCTGTAGAATAGATGTTCTAAAAGAATCCCTACTCTTACCATATTCTCTAGTGATCACACCGACTTCTTTTACCTTATTTGAAATAGCATCCCAAACAGTTACATCAGACTTAGAAATATTTCTTAACAATTGTCTTACTGAACCGGAAATCCCTAGCCCACCAACGACAATTCCTTCAGGCATAGCAACTCGATACTTTCTATAAGGTCTGATTTTTTCTCCATTAACTCTAATATTTACCACATCAAAGTCTTTCTCAATACCTAGGAATTTTCCTAGAATTCCAAGAGGGTGATCAGGGTCATCAGATATATCTCTATCAACAATTGAAGTATTTATATCAATAATTTCATTTTCATCATCAATTAGGTCGAAATTCACTCCAGAGAAAGTTACTGGAAACTGTCCCTTAAGGAAGAATCTTATCAATGACTTTAAAACAACACCATGTACATCTACCTTATAAACATACCATCCATACTTATCGTTAAGATCAAAGACTCGAGGATAAGTATTAAATATCATCTCTCTAGTAATTGGACCGTCTGGTAGACTCGCTCCTCCAAAGCCAGGAGAATGAAAACTTATATCTGCTCCAACACTATCTTTAATCGCATCAGTAATTAATTTAGTCCAAGGAGTTAAGACATTTACACTATTGCGCAACTTAAGCTGAGACTCTCCTACTACTTCTTGTAAGAACTCTTCGCTATAGAGATCATTCAATGTTTGACGGCTATCTTGCACGAACTGATCAATTTTTTCGTCATGCTGATCAGCAGAATAAATAGGGATAAGATCGTAATCTAAGATTTGTAATGGTCTGCCTTTTTCAAGTCGTAATATAAGTTTACCAAGAAACCTAGCATGGGCCCCAGTTTGAACGATAGGCCTTTCAACACCATTGAGATCTTTTTGCATCACAGGCTTCATAATGGCCGTATGAGAATGACCTCCAATGAGTAAATCAATATTGGCGGCATTTTTAATGATCTTCTTATCGCCATTGACACCAACATGGGTTAGAGCAATGACATAATCATGTCCTAAGCTTTCTTTCATTTTCTTGGAGACTTCATGACCTACTTTGGATGGTTTATCGATATCACCGCCTGAAAATCTCCACTTATAAAATAGTTCATTAGTAGTTAGACCCATTACACCAAGTTTTATGTCATCGATATAGAAGGTCGTGTACGGCTTAACATTCTTTCGAATAGCAGAGTGAAGAAGCCCCTTAGGTTTAAAGTTTGCACCAAGATATTCAAAAATTGGAGGTTGTTCTTTAAGTAACTTATTAAGCTCTTTTCCACCCATGAGCCAATCATGGTTACCAATGGCAACAGCATCAAAACCCATCTCTTCCATTATTTTAAAACTACGCTTACCTTTGTCGGCCATATAGTAGAGATTACCTTCAAGAAAGTCTCCTGCGTCGAATCTTAGAGTGGGTATTCCTTGTGTTGTGGCCTCTACTTCTAACTCATCCATCTTGGCCTTAAGAGCAGCATAACTACCACGACTAGGGTCAATTATTGTATTGTCATAATATGAGTGAAGATCATTAGTATGAAGAATTTGAACGACACTTGCTACTGAATTAAAACTAACAAGTAGAGATATAAATAAGTATAGATTTTTCAACGAAAGCCTCTTTGTGATTCAAAATCATATAAATCATGAAGGAGACAAATTGACAACTTAGAACAGTGATAATGACCACTTATATAGGGACTCTAGGACTACTTAGAAAAGTATTTATTTAAAAACTGTTGTGACTTACCGCTATGTTCCAAAATTTTAACTTCCGAGTCGATAATACTCTTAAGTTTGTCGGCGTACTTGAAGTTCTTATTAATTAACCAATAGAATTTTTCAGTCTCAATACCAGCAAGCTTCTTGATTGCAATTTGCTCGGAATCCTTAAAGTCGACAAGCTGAGTCAAGAGGACTTCTTTTCTGGCAAGACCAACACTACAACGCTTCTTTACAACTAAATCTAAAATTTCATGAATTCCTTTAGAGATCATGGTTACATCATCATTATCAAGACCGAAATTATTGAACGTATAACCCTTTTGACCACATATAAGATCTAGTTTTTTTAACTCTTTACTTGTTTCAATCTTAGAGAAGTTGGCCTCTAATTTGTCGAGGTAGAAATACACAGGAGTCAAAGAGTAGATTGGATTAGTCATCACATAGTCTCTTTGCCTTTGTTCGTTCTTGGCCGCATCAAGAACAATGGTAATATCTTTACTAATCCCATCGTGAAGACACCTCTTCCAAGGCCTTATAACAATTTCAAAGCCTATGTCATGCTTAGAGAAAATATGAGTCAGGACATCCAAGTTATAGCCTGAAAACATCTTAGTGTTAGAGCGTGAAGGAATACTAAATGGAGGCCACCCAGCATCTTCGGCGCAGACTTTAAGAACCTTATCAAATAGTTTTGCCTGCACAAAACTCGAAGAACTCAAGAGAATGAATATAACTAAAGAAAAAACCTTCATCAACTAAGTGTAAGGAGTAAATGCTCAGGAGTAAATAAATATTTTATATTCTCCTTAAAGATAGAGACTATTGCCATAATAGGTGCTAATTAACGTTATGCAAAACCTTAAGAAATTACATCCAAATA
Coding sequences within:
- the gcvPB gene encoding aminomethyl-transferring glycine dehydrogenase subunit GcvPB, which gives rise to MNKRTNLPYDPTKLERELTKYYISATDAELQEMMEEIGVKDFKELYSHIPSEVLMDEAPKIAPALEYDDLIDHVEKLSNKNNLKTSFIGDGLQQYKVPSVVPYVCDIRGLTTAYTPYQPERSQGTLWTLWMYSSTLSMLTGFEAINASFYDRSTCLFEACNTAQRIVKKSSKVIISEGIYPGDMEVLKTLARETALELVTIPLDQETGITNIETAKKIIEENKEGLAGFAFCQVNQFGLLEDVHALTDLCSEAGIQSIAIIDPMLLASDCLIQPSLYGSKQQGADMIVGEGQHLAIGPNYGGPGLGIFGIRYNESNKLAIRSSAGRYIGKGKDQSGNTALAMVLSTREQHIRREKATSNICSNQSFLSTAAGAGILGRGEKGMTEAAMSGRDLALQAYVEICKYEQFTAAFESTPFFNEIALQYSGDLEQLIKQASDKGIHLGVSLNGRHSNNNILKMSFSDIHGDKDLEELFTFLSSVLTSSDIEVDIPEIPQTLLRSQKVGLPDFDEDDIKKFYDTLGEMNVSPDDNIYPLGSCTMKYNPYINDYAASLKGFTDTHPQAPDEDCQANLEILYQTQEMFKEITGLPGVVTQPVAGAQGELVGLKMFQAYHRDNGNGDTKNIILIPRSAHGTNPATATMAGFETLKKEGIQYGIVTIEAKESGEMDFDQLKEMVEKYNTRIAGIMVTNPNTAGIFETRFKEMSDLIHSVDGLVYMDGANMNAIAGWVDLNKMGVDAVHNNLHKTWTIPHGGGGPGDAIVGVSEKLLDYIPGGQVKLVDGKYHNYRTEKTIGSFHRHHGNFAHKIRCYTYIRALGGEGVRKMSAVAVLSSKYLYSKLNKLFPSLPQASTSAPRMHEFILTFSNDEFAKIASAGTPKAQAVAKIGKLFLDFGLHAPTVAFPEVYGLMIEPTESFTKKELDDFVEVLREINHIVNEHPSVLTTTPHFTPVRKVDEVDANKNLTLNEVITAFPTLPKNIVEPGVLTAMKPSEVTKKILAAHESL
- a CDS encoding bifunctional UDP-sugar hydrolase/5'-nucleotidase encodes the protein MKNLYLFISLLVSFNSVASVVQILHTNDLHSYYDNTIIDPSRGSYAALKAKMDELEVEATTQGIPTLRFDAGDFLEGNLYYMADKGKRSFKIMEEMGFDAVAIGNHDWLMGGKELNKLLKEQPPIFEYLGANFKPKGLLHSAIRKNVKPYTTFYIDDIKLGVMGLTTNELFYKWRFSGGDIDKPSKVGHEVSKKMKESLGHDYVIALTHVGVNGDKKIIKNAANIDLLIGGHSHTAIMKPVMQKDLNGVERPIVQTGAHARFLGKLILRLEKGRPLQILDYDLIPIYSADQHDEKIDQFVQDSRQTLNDLYSEEFLQEVVGESQLKLRNSVNVLTPWTKLITDAIKDSVGADISFHSPGFGGASLPDGPITREMIFNTYPRVFDLNDKYGWYVYKVDVHGVVLKSLIRFFLKGQFPVTFSGVNFDLIDDENEIIDINTSIVDRDISDDPDHPLGILGKFLGIEKDFDVVNIRVNGEKIRPYRKYRVAMPEGIVVGGLGISGSVRQLLRNISKSDVTVWDAISNKVKEVGVITREYGKSRDSFRTSILQPRPKPVRVEIPYRIDQF
- a CDS encoding ABC transporter substrate-binding protein, producing the protein MKVFSLVIFILLSSSSFVQAKLFDKVLKVCAEDAGWPPFSIPSRSNTKMFSGYNLDVLTHIFSKHDIGFEIVIRPWKRCLHDGISKDITIVLDAAKNEQRQRDYVMTNPIYSLTPVYFYLDKLEANFSKIETSKELKKLDLICGQKGYTFNNFGLDNDDVTMISKGIHEILDLVVKKRCSVGLARKEVLLTQLVDFKDSEQIAIKKLAGIETEKFYWLINKNFKYADKLKSIIDSEVKILEHSGKSQQFLNKYFSK